Proteins encoded together in one Candidatus Planktophila sp. window:
- a CDS encoding CPBP family intramembrane metalloprotease → MRNLRLGFSLIGLSIFALLILDFLPGPWVNEMRYADSTFSYVVMGLIFYCAIYFLGLQTLEFFRLPRIQLKTHLALLVASFFVIAEIAGSDNVHLKPWVAVRGIGFLLAIGFGEEMLSRGFTYGVLQRFGNVRAIFISSVLFGLLHLNLYVGADWDSWLAYSHVMNTFSFGVFVCTLMIVTRSIWVAVIFHALSDWSIVFEKVHIDAGDEGKWQPGLWEGLSSPLFEVLIFCGLAFVLLWIDRGSVPAWMHRLALKWKLVKPGYELTA, encoded by the coding sequence ATGAGAAATCTGCGGCTTGGGTTTAGTCTGATTGGCCTATCTATCTTTGCGCTCTTGATACTCGACTTTCTGCCGGGGCCATGGGTTAATGAGATGCGTTATGCGGATTCGACATTTAGTTACGTTGTGATGGGATTGATCTTCTATTGTGCTATTTACTTTCTGGGGTTGCAAACTCTTGAGTTTTTCCGACTTCCCCGAATTCAATTAAAAACCCATCTGGCGCTTTTGGTCGCATCCTTCTTTGTCATCGCAGAGATAGCTGGCTCTGACAATGTTCATCTGAAGCCATGGGTTGCAGTGCGTGGGATTGGCTTCTTGCTGGCAATTGGCTTTGGTGAAGAGATGTTATCCCGTGGCTTTACCTATGGAGTGCTTCAAAGATTTGGAAATGTGAGAGCAATATTTATTTCATCTGTACTCTTTGGGCTGCTGCATTTGAATCTTTACGTCGGGGCCGATTGGGACAGTTGGCTGGCATATTCGCATGTGATGAATACTTTCAGCTTTGGGGTCTTTGTTTGCACGCTGATGATTGTGACGCGAAGTATCTGGGTCGCCGTTATCTTTCACGCCTTAAGCGATTGGAGCATTGTCTTTGAAAAGGTGCACATAGATGCGGGCGATGAGGGTAAATGGCAGCCAGGGTTGTGGGAGGGATTGAGTTCACCGCTTTTTGAGGTCCTTATCTTTTGCGGGCTTGCGTTTGTGCTGCTCTGGATTGATCGCGGAAGCGTGCCCGCGTGGATGCATCGCTTGGCGCTTAAGTGGAAGTTAGTTAAACCTGGCTATGAGTTAACGGCTTAA
- a CDS encoding Fic family protein, translated as MAKIVEGWIACTYKEIPWQQQVRAGTREERMVRSIKVCIPPRIANRTFALSSDLIAKSESAIKAITNLDNAYGEILKPLERLLIRTESIASSKIENLFATSEEYAQAQYGNKSNSSAVVMVAGTHALATLIASVDSNKTISDTSIKLAHQLLMKDVPREQDSAGKYRRVQNWIDGSNHSPLGAIFVPPPPEMVKNLMQDLLKFANRDDVPALAQAAIAHAQFETIHPFTDGNGRIGRALVNAILRRRMVTTRVIVPIASSLAAHRTGYFEDLSGYRTGHFEHLLIRFADASIIAATEASTTAKYLAQLPAIWKTKLGIVRSGGSTSKLLEFLISNPVFSAEELIGVIGKNPSGIYRTISKLQSVGILVPVTTRKRNQIWASYDVLQELDGLDQRIALHH; from the coding sequence ATGGCCAAGATAGTTGAGGGATGGATTGCTTGCACGTATAAGGAGATTCCTTGGCAACAACAGGTGCGTGCTGGGACTCGGGAAGAGCGAATGGTTCGTTCCATCAAAGTCTGCATTCCGCCTAGAATTGCAAATCGGACATTCGCTCTTAGTTCCGATTTAATAGCAAAATCCGAGTCTGCGATAAAGGCGATCACCAATCTAGATAATGCATATGGAGAGATACTAAAACCGCTAGAGCGTCTTTTGATTCGCACTGAATCGATTGCCTCTTCCAAAATTGAAAATTTATTCGCTACCTCTGAAGAGTACGCTCAAGCTCAATATGGGAATAAATCAAACTCATCAGCAGTTGTGATGGTCGCTGGTACACATGCATTAGCCACTTTGATTGCCTCTGTAGATTCAAACAAAACCATCTCTGATACGAGTATAAAATTGGCCCACCAATTGCTCATGAAAGACGTTCCCCGCGAACAAGATAGTGCCGGCAAATATCGCCGAGTTCAAAACTGGATTGACGGCAGTAATCACTCACCTCTCGGTGCAATCTTTGTTCCACCACCGCCAGAGATGGTTAAAAATCTGATGCAGGATCTCTTGAAGTTTGCTAATCGCGATGATGTGCCAGCGTTAGCGCAGGCTGCGATAGCACATGCCCAATTCGAAACAATTCACCCATTCACCGATGGCAATGGTCGAATTGGCCGTGCCTTGGTAAATGCGATCTTAAGGCGAAGGATGGTAACTACGAGAGTAATCGTTCCAATTGCTTCATCTCTTGCAGCACACCGAACTGGTTATTTTGAAGATTTAAGTGGCTATCGAACCGGTCACTTTGAGCACTTGCTTATTCGTTTCGCAGATGCATCAATTATTGCAGCTACAGAGGCGAGTACTACGGCAAAATACCTAGCGCAGCTGCCTGCCATATGGAAGACAAAACTGGGAATTGTTCGATCTGGCGGCTCAACTTCAAAATTATTAGAATTTTTGATTTCTAATCCAGTGTTTTCTGCTGAAGAGTTGATAGGAGTCATTGGGAAAAATCCTTCAGGTATCTATCGAACAATATCTAAGTTGCAAAGTGTCGGAATCCTTGTCCCAGTTACGACTCGGAAGCGAAATCAAATCTGGGCCTCTTACGATGTCCTCCAGGAACTCGATGGCTTAGATCAACGAATTGCTCTGCACCATTAA
- a CDS encoding HNH endonuclease: MWTLEDERALREDLIDKIISKANEDDGMLSRAELGSFEYAGQMIRVIDSQGGIWNPGASWTLGEELRATLSINTTKSGKYEDQEVSGGLWRYDYQSGGTAGKNTKMRKAMELQLPLIWFVQQASGRYVPYKVFIINDYPDQGYCLIAPDLSLATASRSESLIERRYAERMMKQRLHQPAFRARVISAYETKCAICRLGHGRLLDAAHITPDNDETSSTSVTNGLSLCKIHHTAYDINIVGIDADYTVHIRQDILAETDGPMLEHGIKEMNNGKLWVPHALGQRPDPERLEERFKEFTHQ, encoded by the coding sequence GTGTGGACACTTGAGGACGAACGGGCCCTTCGCGAAGACTTGATCGACAAGATCATCTCCAAAGCTAACGAAGACGATGGAATGCTCTCTCGTGCCGAACTCGGCAGTTTCGAATACGCAGGACAAATGATTCGCGTAATTGATTCACAAGGTGGTATTTGGAACCCAGGTGCCTCATGGACACTCGGAGAAGAACTACGAGCAACTCTCTCCATCAATACAACCAAGTCCGGAAAGTATGAAGATCAAGAAGTCTCAGGTGGTCTATGGCGCTATGACTATCAATCCGGTGGAACCGCTGGAAAGAACACCAAGATGCGCAAGGCGATGGAACTTCAATTGCCACTTATTTGGTTTGTTCAACAAGCTTCAGGCCGTTACGTTCCGTACAAGGTCTTCATCATAAATGACTACCCAGATCAGGGTTACTGCCTAATTGCCCCCGATCTATCACTAGCAACAGCCTCTCGGTCAGAGTCATTAATCGAAAGAAGATATGCCGAACGCATGATGAAGCAAAGACTGCACCAACCAGCATTTCGTGCTCGTGTGATCAGCGCCTATGAAACAAAGTGCGCAATCTGCAGACTGGGTCATGGTCGACTATTGGATGCTGCGCACATAACGCCGGATAACGATGAAACATCCTCTACCTCAGTAACCAATGGATTGAGTCTTTGCAAAATTCACCACACTGCCTATGACATTAATATCGTTGGAATCGATGCTGATTACACGGTTCATATTCGACAAGACATCCTTGCTGAAACCGATGGTCCAATGTTGGAGCATGGAATCAAAGAAATGAACAATGGCAAACTTTGGGTGCCTCACGCATTAGGACAGCGACCCGATCCTGAACGCTTGGAAGAAAGATTCAAAGAATTCACTCACCAGTAA
- a CDS encoding DUF262 domain-containing protein: MAKHDVQIEKIDLRELKAAHEKGDGKFRLTIPRYQRGIVWTEKQKESLLESISFGYPVGSLLAFQTGEKNDKGNAPLVWQLVDGLQRASTLIEYMDNPFTIAGISSFINEEDVRGLSKQIYESPSHEQINVLESLIESWLKAVKKPESEAGFSNVKLLKYLRAALNDSEVIKDDSKALELAEYLGAGILQKITDKVDLIGTSQLPIIVYTGSEDNVPEIFERINSQGIKLSKYETFAATWNAIGAVIRNSEIKEAVSAKYAELTKAGYTVSGIEELQNGDDNYNLFEYLFGLGKILSDRYRYLFPESNEPDELVSTAFVIATIAYELKTSQMSKLAPKLRDMNNGGIIDLSAFESALFTSCADVEKKLMKYMSIGLNSAPESKRFLPHSENQIYSLIVRYMIEKFDIEHNWSLRSISESAKLLNNIPLYYLLDVLNGEWAGSGDTTLWNVVWQFDDDGKVTRSPYYLAVPTKQTWEDALNNWHNRELNKLQFKRTNISSDSKMVMKYLYSEIVTVADDAVLTFHIEHLWSVKALTDLIQASVSKEGWPISAIGNLSILTNSVNSKKLEVMLGDYKLIASEKDVSGAQWNRIQEWLIHPQVEEIRHRNDLTKQEFIEFCSARFEVIKNRLLSQLGY; encoded by the coding sequence ATGGCTAAGCATGATGTTCAGATAGAGAAAATCGACCTCAGGGAATTGAAAGCTGCTCACGAAAAAGGTGATGGTAAATTTAGACTTACGATTCCTCGATATCAGCGCGGAATAGTCTGGACTGAAAAGCAAAAAGAATCGCTACTTGAGTCTATTTCATTCGGTTATCCGGTTGGCTCACTTCTAGCCTTCCAAACAGGAGAGAAGAATGACAAAGGCAATGCGCCACTTGTCTGGCAATTAGTCGATGGGCTTCAAAGAGCCTCCACCCTGATCGAATATATGGACAACCCGTTTACAATCGCCGGCATCAGTTCTTTCATTAATGAGGAAGACGTAAGAGGCCTTAGTAAACAAATCTATGAATCACCTTCTCACGAACAAATTAATGTACTCGAATCCTTAATAGAATCTTGGCTTAAGGCAGTCAAGAAACCAGAATCTGAAGCGGGATTCTCTAATGTAAAGCTACTTAAATATTTACGAGCAGCGCTAAATGACTCTGAAGTAATCAAGGACGATTCGAAGGCACTCGAGTTAGCGGAATATCTTGGAGCTGGAATTTTGCAAAAAATAACAGATAAAGTTGACCTTATTGGTACAAGCCAATTACCAATAATTGTCTACACGGGATCCGAAGACAATGTTCCTGAGATTTTCGAACGCATAAACTCTCAAGGCATTAAGCTGTCGAAGTACGAAACTTTTGCAGCAACATGGAATGCTATCGGAGCAGTGATTAGGAATTCTGAAATTAAGGAAGCGGTCAGTGCCAAGTATGCTGAATTAACCAAGGCGGGATATACAGTTTCGGGAATAGAAGAACTGCAAAATGGAGATGACAACTACAATCTGTTCGAATATTTATTTGGACTGGGTAAAATACTTTCAGATAGATACCGCTACCTCTTCCCTGAATCTAACGAACCTGATGAGTTAGTTTCCACTGCATTCGTAATTGCCACGATTGCATATGAACTTAAAACTTCACAAATGTCCAAATTAGCTCCAAAACTAAGAGACATGAATAATGGGGGGATAATTGATCTTTCCGCATTTGAATCTGCTCTTTTTACTTCCTGTGCAGATGTCGAAAAGAAATTAATGAAGTATATGAGTATTGGGTTAAATTCTGCTCCTGAGAGCAAGAGATTCTTACCTCACTCAGAAAATCAAATCTATTCTTTAATTGTTCGATATATGATCGAAAAATTCGACATTGAACATAACTGGTCGCTCAGGTCTATTTCTGAGAGTGCGAAATTATTGAATAATATTCCTCTCTACTATTTACTTGATGTACTCAATGGTGAATGGGCTGGCTCAGGAGACACAACACTTTGGAATGTTGTATGGCAATTCGATGATGATGGTAAAGTTACAAGGTCGCCCTATTACCTAGCTGTTCCAACGAAGCAGACATGGGAAGATGCATTAAATAATTGGCACAATAGAGAACTGAACAAATTGCAATTCAAGAGGACAAACATTTCTTCTGATTCAAAAATGGTGATGAAATACCTCTACTCAGAAATTGTTACAGTAGCCGATGACGCTGTGTTGACTTTCCATATAGAACATTTATGGTCGGTTAAAGCGCTGACTGACTTAATCCAGGCTAGCGTTTCTAAAGAGGGTTGGCCTATCAGCGCGATTGGCAATCTGTCTATTCTCACAAATTCGGTAAATTCTAAGAAATTGGAAGTAATGTTGGGTGACTATAAATTGATTGCGAGCGAGAAGGATGTTTCAGGGGCTCAATGGAACAGAATTCAAGAGTGGTTAATTCATCCACAGGTCGAAGAAATCAGGCATCGAAATGACCTTACAAAACAAGAATTTATAGAATTCTGTTCGGCACGTTTTGAGGTTATAAAGAATCGACTTTTATCGCAACTTGGATACTAG